In Acinetobacter sp. WCHAc010034, a genomic segment contains:
- the mutS gene encoding DNA mismatch repair protein MutS — protein sequence MTSSDLIADLSTLTPMMQQYMSVKMQHQHSLMFYRMGDFYELFFEDAHKAAKLLGITLTHRGKANGEPIPMAGVPYHAAEGYLARLVKKGETVVICEQIGEVTGKAPVERGVVRIITPGTLTDDALLTAHQSSNLVALCIQQDQIGIALLDLSAGIFKVQQQKFQPEQLSIELSRLMPSEIILDEDIIDPNIIEQIKQQLDCPITKRPNVDFNLNNAQKTLCDQFAVATLSGFGIDHLPLAKAAAAALIHYGKETQKTALPHIRSIQLEQSSDFIALDPVTRRNLELIEPLFEHGTSLFQLINDCQTAMGGRLLRRTLMQPLRDTAILDGRLDAAEALLQGYHEAPVRLVLKEISDIERVLSRVALGSARPRDLVQLRQACAQIPYLRHALKPIIDAKQSLLLMHLNEELGDFHGLHQRLMSAIVEHPPVLLRDGNVIAEGFDDELDELRKIRDHAGQFLIDLEIKERELSGISTLKIGYNRVSGYYIELTRAQADQAPERYIRRQTLKNAERYITPELKAFEDKVLSSESRALAREKMLFEMLLDELRQDIGNLQMMSSAIAQVDLAANFAHQARLNNWARPEFGPEIGVKIKAGRHPVVESLSKAAFTPNDTTLDFSRRMAIITGPNMGGKSTFMRQTALIALLAYCGSYVPAESAVLGPIDRIFTRIGSADDLSTGKSTFMVEMTETSQILHHASNQSLVLMDEVGRGTSTYDGLSLAWACVLDLTKRIKCLCLFATHYFELTELGKEAGIDNYHVTAKELNGNLILLHKVQHGPASQSHGLQVAKLAGIPAGVIKEAQNRLRILEKQQQASQAVQNDLFAPSDAPEIIERIIEVEKDAPALALLQELDVDSLTPREALQKLYMLKDSL from the coding sequence ATGACAAGTTCTGATCTTATCGCTGATCTGTCTACTTTAACCCCCATGATGCAGCAGTACATGAGCGTTAAAATGCAGCATCAGCATTCACTTATGTTTTACCGCATGGGTGATTTTTATGAACTGTTTTTTGAAGATGCGCATAAAGCCGCCAAGCTGCTCGGCATTACCCTTACGCACCGCGGCAAGGCCAATGGCGAACCGATTCCGATGGCCGGCGTGCCTTACCATGCGGCTGAAGGATATTTGGCCCGCCTGGTTAAAAAAGGCGAAACGGTGGTCATCTGCGAGCAGATTGGTGAAGTGACCGGCAAAGCGCCTGTAGAGCGCGGCGTGGTGCGGATTATTACCCCGGGCACCTTGACCGATGACGCCCTGCTGACCGCGCACCAAAGCTCGAATTTAGTCGCGCTATGCATTCAGCAGGATCAGATCGGCATTGCGCTGCTGGACCTGAGCGCCGGCATCTTCAAAGTCCAGCAGCAGAAGTTCCAGCCTGAACAGCTGTCAATTGAACTGTCGCGGCTGATGCCCAGCGAAATCATCCTGGATGAAGACATTATCGATCCGAATATTATTGAACAGATCAAGCAGCAGCTGGACTGCCCAATCACCAAGCGCCCGAATGTCGACTTCAATTTAAACAATGCGCAGAAAACCCTGTGTGACCAGTTTGCTGTTGCGACCCTGTCAGGTTTCGGCATCGACCATCTGCCTTTGGCCAAAGCGGCCGCTGCGGCCCTAATCCATTACGGCAAGGAAACCCAGAAAACCGCCCTGCCGCATATCCGCTCCATTCAGCTGGAGCAAAGCTCTGACTTTATTGCCTTAGACCCGGTGACCCGGCGCAATTTAGAATTGATTGAGCCGCTGTTTGAACACGGCACATCGCTGTTCCAGCTCATTAATGACTGCCAGACCGCAATGGGCGGGCGCCTGCTGCGCAGAACGCTGATGCAGCCCCTGCGCGATACCGCCATTCTGGATGGGCGCCTGGATGCAGCCGAAGCGCTGCTGCAGGGCTATCATGAAGCGCCTGTGCGCCTGGTGCTTAAGGAAATCAGCGATATTGAGCGCGTGCTGAGCCGCGTTGCCTTAGGCAGCGCGCGCCCGCGCGACCTTGTGCAGCTGCGCCAGGCCTGCGCGCAGATTCCGTATTTGCGCCATGCCTTAAAGCCGATCATTGACGCCAAGCAGTCGCTGCTGCTGATGCACTTGAATGAGGAACTGGGCGATTTCCACGGCCTGCATCAGCGCCTCATGTCCGCGATTGTCGAGCATCCGCCGGTGCTGCTGCGTGACGGCAATGTGATTGCCGAAGGCTTTGACGATGAGCTGGATGAGCTGCGCAAGATCCGCGATCATGCCGGGCAGTTCCTGATTGATCTGGAAATCAAAGAGCGTGAGCTGTCAGGCATTTCCACCTTGAAAATCGGCTATAACCGGGTCAGCGGCTACTATATTGAACTGACCCGCGCTCAGGCTGATCAGGCGCCGGAACGCTATATCCGCCGCCAAACGCTGAAAAATGCCGAGCGCTACATTACTCCGGAATTAAAAGCCTTTGAAGACAAAGTGCTGTCCAGCGAATCCCGCGCTTTGGCGCGCGAAAAAATGCTGTTTGAAATGCTGCTGGATGAGCTGCGCCAGGACATCGGCAATCTGCAGATGATGAGTAGCGCGATTGCGCAAGTGGACTTAGCCGCCAACTTTGCCCATCAGGCGCGCTTAAACAATTGGGCGCGCCCGGAGTTCGGCCCTGAAATTGGCGTGAAAATTAAAGCCGGCCGCCATCCTGTGGTAGAATCGCTGAGCAAAGCCGCATTTACGCCGAATGACACCACGCTGGACTTCAGCCGGCGCATGGCGATTATTACCGGCCCGAACATGGGTGGCAAATCAACCTTCATGCGCCAAACTGCGCTGATTGCGCTATTGGCTTACTGCGGCAGCTATGTGCCGGCAGAATCCGCTGTCTTAGGCCCTATTGACCGGATCTTCACCCGCATTGGCTCTGCGGATGACTTATCCACCGGCAAATCCACCTTTATGGTGGAAATGACTGAAACTTCGCAGATTCTGCATCATGCAAGCAACCAGTCTTTGGTGCTGATGGATGAAGTCGGGCGCGGCACCAGCACCTATGACGGCCTGTCGCTGGCCTGGGCCTGCGTGCTGGATCTGACCAAGCGCATTAAATGCCTCTGCCTGTTCGCCACGCACTATTTTGAACTGACTGAATTAGGCAAAGAAGCCGGCATTGACAACTACCATGTCACCGCAAAGGAATTAAACGGCAATTTAATTCTGCTGCATAAAGTGCAGCATGGCCCTGCCAGCCAGAGCCATGGCCTGCAGGTGGCAAAACTGGCCGGCATTCCCGCGGGTGTCATTAAGGAAGCGCAGAACCGCTTGCGCATTTTGGAAAAACAGCAGCAGGCCAGCCAAGCTGTCCAGAATGACCTGTTTGCCCCAAGCGATGCGCCGGAAATAATCGAGCGCATTATTGAGGTTGAAAAAGACGCTCCTGCCTTAGCCCTTCTGCAAGAACTGGATGTTGACAGCCTGACTCCGAGAGAAGCGCTGCAGAAGCTGTATATGCTGAAAGACAGCCTCTGA
- a CDS encoding esterase/lipase family protein: protein MQHKTNKLLLAGLFSTLLLGGCQVVSVKNQSLNVTIANERDSILSRSKLSEASLNVLAMTGREAKTCTEDPEKCVDELKQIPQIQDEQRLSAASELYLAKAIALENSAECKTSILTKHTSEEHQKVQKDKYNKCLDQQLYMLDKSIRYSYAYMFKTKRGPQDRIFDNRQVQIRDFYNQGIAKLVSSYSARFQPTEVARQITAGQSTYSIDYSHYPELKGRKIEQLMSTYSLNFSGLRSITRRDGFGSEFLVVLPDEAPKSGGKAKYIVDPAAYKYPQGLNPNIHQARYLAATLTAEPESASSVDEILNHSAFQIKAYDPYKYEQLTVGGKEYPLAANFSAPYGLWLAQNNLGKSAYLSLIDRDEQLTMPHLYMLEPYNPNKKVIVLVHGLASSPEAWVRLTNDIMGDAVLREHYQVWQVFYSTNMPIMESRFQIHTILTQAFGQVKNSTPAKNDAVLIGHSMGGIIARLLVSNADTTPQALKMMNSRQLNRYKGVAVVKQRLVMKDVPNFSRAIFLAAPHRGTEFADRWFTKAARKIIKLPGAFLSAVADVLTQEEDLKDLFKEIDLGLIQNGPSDLSHRSKFIALTEDIQPKKGMKYHSIIGNATGSDDPDIISDDIVPYKSAHLDGAISEKILKGGHSIQETPEAVLELRRILRLHLMDLGLYKP from the coding sequence ATGCAGCACAAAACCAATAAATTACTGCTCGCCGGACTGTTCAGCACCCTGCTGCTCGGCGGATGCCAAGTGGTCAGCGTCAAGAATCAGTCTTTGAATGTCACCATCGCCAACGAACGCGACAGCATCCTGTCCCGCAGCAAATTGAGCGAAGCCAGCCTGAATGTTCTAGCCATGACTGGGCGCGAAGCAAAGACATGCACGGAAGACCCTGAAAAATGCGTGGATGAGCTGAAGCAGATTCCGCAAATTCAGGATGAACAGCGCCTTTCGGCCGCCAGCGAACTGTATCTGGCCAAAGCCATTGCGCTGGAAAACTCCGCGGAATGCAAAACCAGCATTCTGACCAAGCACACATCCGAAGAGCATCAGAAAGTCCAGAAAGACAAATACAATAAATGCCTGGATCAGCAGCTTTATATGCTGGATAAAAGCATCCGCTATAGCTACGCCTATATGTTTAAAACCAAGCGCGGGCCGCAAGACCGGATCTTTGACAACCGCCAGGTGCAAATCCGCGACTTCTATAATCAGGGCATCGCCAAACTGGTCAGCAGCTATTCGGCGCGCTTCCAGCCGACTGAAGTGGCCCGCCAGATTACGGCCGGGCAAAGCACCTACAGCATTGACTACAGCCATTATCCTGAGCTGAAAGGCCGGAAAATTGAACAGCTGATGTCCACCTACAGCCTGAACTTTTCAGGCCTGCGCTCAATTACCCGGCGCGACGGTTTTGGTTCAGAGTTTTTGGTGGTGCTGCCGGATGAAGCGCCGAAGTCCGGCGGCAAAGCAAAATACATTGTCGATCCCGCCGCCTATAAATATCCGCAGGGCCTGAACCCGAACATCCATCAGGCGCGCTATTTGGCCGCAACGCTGACCGCTGAGCCGGAATCCGCCAGTTCGGTCGATGAAATCCTGAACCATTCCGCTTTTCAAATTAAAGCCTATGACCCTTATAAATATGAACAGCTGACGGTCGGCGGCAAGGAATACCCCTTGGCCGCCAACTTTTCTGCACCTTACGGCCTGTGGCTGGCGCAGAATAATCTGGGCAAGTCCGCTTACCTTTCCCTGATTGACCGTGACGAACAGCTGACCATGCCGCACCTGTACATGCTGGAGCCTTACAATCCCAATAAAAAAGTGATTGTGCTGGTTCATGGCTTGGCCAGCAGCCCGGAAGCCTGGGTCCGCCTAACCAACGACATTATGGGCGATGCGGTGCTGCGTGAGCATTATCAGGTTTGGCAGGTCTTCTACTCCACCAATATGCCGATTATGGAAAGCCGCTTTCAAATCCACACCATTTTGACGCAGGCCTTTGGCCAAGTGAAAAACAGCACGCCCGCAAAAAATGATGCGGTTCTAATTGGCCACAGCATGGGTGGCATTATTGCCCGCCTGCTGGTCAGCAATGCTGACACCACGCCGCAGGCGCTGAAAATGATGAATTCGCGCCAGCTGAACCGCTATAAAGGCGTTGCGGTGGTGAAGCAGCGCCTTGTAATGAAAGATGTGCCGAATTTCAGCCGCGCAATTTTCCTGGCTGCCCCGCACCGCGGCACAGAGTTTGCTGACCGCTGGTTCACCAAGGCAGCGCGCAAAATCATCAAGCTGCCGGGCGCTTTCCTTTCCGCCGTGGCGGATGTGCTGACGCAGGAAGAAGACTTAAAAGACCTGTTTAAAGAAATTGATCTGGGGCTGATTCAGAATGGGCCAAGCGACTTAAGCCACCGCTCCAAATTCATTGCCCTGACTGAAGACATTCAGCCGAAAAAAGGCATGAAATATCACTCCATTATTGGCAATGCGACCGGCAGCGATGACCCGGATATCATTTCAGATGATATTGTGCCCTACAAAAGCGCGCACTTAGACGGCGCTATTTCTGAAAAAATCTTAAAAGGCGGGCATTCGATTCAGGAAACACCGGAAGCGGTGCTGGAGCTGCGCCGGATTTTAAGGCTGCACCTGATGGACTTAGGCCTGTATAAGCCCTAA
- the cysE gene encoding serine O-acetyltransferase gives MLKQLKEDIQAVFARDPAARNTLEVLTTYPGIHALIMHRMAHELWKKECKGSARLLSSFSRFATGIEIHPGAKIGRRFFIDHGMGVVIGETAEIGDDVTLYHGVTLGGTTWNKGKRHPTLEDGVVVGAGAKILGPFTVGKNAKVGSNAVVTKAVPPDTTAVGNPARFITKNKPKDEAESQLRDYAESIGFQPYAATQDQSDPILEGMRVLLDRIQHNEKRMNTLCQRLSLLDPSFKKQQLNEQPFSAEELKIIEEVRRECEAQSNQSKA, from the coding sequence ATGCTTAAGCAGCTCAAAGAAGATATACAGGCTGTCTTCGCGCGCGATCCCGCCGCACGGAACACGCTCGAAGTCCTAACGACTTATCCCGGCATTCACGCACTGATCATGCACCGCATGGCGCATGAGTTATGGAAAAAAGAGTGTAAAGGCTCAGCGCGCCTGCTGTCTTCTTTCAGCCGCTTTGCCACAGGCATTGAGATTCATCCCGGCGCTAAAATCGGCCGCCGTTTCTTTATTGACCACGGCATGGGCGTGGTGATTGGCGAAACCGCAGAAATCGGCGACGATGTGACGCTGTACCACGGCGTAACCCTTGGCGGAACGACATGGAATAAAGGCAAGCGCCACCCGACACTGGAAGATGGCGTAGTGGTCGGCGCCGGCGCTAAAATCCTCGGCCCGTTTACTGTCGGCAAAAACGCTAAAGTCGGCTCCAATGCCGTGGTGACCAAAGCCGTGCCGCCGGATACCACCGCAGTCGGCAACCCGGCGCGCTTTATTACCAAAAACAAGCCTAAAGATGAAGCTGAATCCCAGCTGCGCGATTATGCGGAAAGCATCGGCTTCCAGCCTTATGCCGCGACGCAGGATCAGTCCGACCCGATTCTGGAAGGCATGCGCGTTTTGCTGGACCGCATTCAGCACAACGAAAAGCGCATGAATACGCTTTGCCAGCGCCTGTCCCTGCTTGATCCGAGCTTCAAGAAGCAGCAGCTGAATGAACAGCCTTTCAGCGCTGAAGAGCTGAAAATCATTGAAGAAGTCCGGCGCGAGTGTGAAGCGCAGAGCAATCAATCAAAAGCCTGA
- a CDS encoding GGDEF domain-containing protein, with protein sequence MKLEGSKLLSRSEIQALISKGLNYVYFPGKLEAIYKQQYQNEAALEFRYRAPIIFMLYAFLSYGIYQIIPTHEKAYQWFSLYAWVGIIVLAAWLLSLFKKLNRFFDFYTCIGSTAAVAISFIIITVMGNNNDALFHAAMMYAVIIIYGFVGMRFYTALIAGWTGGLIAIAVTKLLNYPIDWTFLNRTYTFSSFLGMALAYAIDRQHRENYLQNCIIELNQLEMSKQSEQLELLSQLDSLTGLANRRHLSEVMDQQWRIALRYQMPVSILMVDIDFFKEYNDHLGHLAGDLCLQKIAHELKNLTSRSNDLAARYGGEEFLLLFPMLNEGQIELLAKKLMQRILHLALPHPASPISPAVTVSIGAATIIPQGSDPDAISAFIQRADKALYHAKSNGRNQYCISKKEAA encoded by the coding sequence ATGAAGTTAGAAGGTTCAAAGCTGTTAAGCCGCAGCGAAATTCAAGCCTTAATTTCCAAGGGGCTGAATTATGTGTATTTTCCAGGAAAGCTTGAAGCGATCTACAAACAGCAGTACCAAAATGAAGCCGCTTTGGAGTTCCGCTACCGCGCGCCAATCATTTTCATGCTGTATGCCTTTTTAAGCTACGGCATTTATCAGATTATTCCTACGCATGAAAAGGCCTATCAGTGGTTTTCCCTGTATGCCTGGGTCGGCATCATTGTTCTGGCCGCCTGGCTGCTTTCCCTGTTCAAGAAGCTGAACCGTTTTTTTGATTTCTATACCTGTATCGGCTCTACGGCTGCCGTCGCGATTTCCTTTATTATCATTACGGTAATGGGCAACAATAATGACGCGCTGTTCCACGCTGCCATGATGTATGCCGTGATTATTATTTACGGCTTTGTCGGCATGCGGTTTTATACCGCCTTAATTGCCGGCTGGACTGGCGGCCTGATTGCCATTGCTGTAACCAAGCTTTTAAATTATCCCATCGACTGGACTTTCCTCAACCGCACCTATACCTTCAGCAGCTTTCTGGGCATGGCTTTGGCCTATGCGATTGACCGCCAGCACCGGGAAAACTATCTGCAGAATTGCATTATTGAGCTGAACCAGCTGGAGATGAGCAAGCAGTCAGAGCAGCTGGAACTGCTGTCCCAGCTGGATTCACTGACCGGACTGGCAAACCGCCGGCACCTATCTGAAGTAATGGATCAGCAGTGGCGCATTGCCCTGCGCTATCAAATGCCGGTCAGCATCCTGATGGTCGATATTGACTTCTTCAAGGAATATAACGACCACTTGGGGCATCTGGCAGGAGACCTCTGCCTGCAGAAAATTGCGCATGAACTGAAAAATTTAACTTCAAGAAGCAATGACTTAGCAGCCCGCTATGGCGGCGAGGAGTTTTTGCTTCTATTCCCAATGCTGAATGAAGGCCAAATTGAGCTGCTGGCCAAAAAACTGATGCAGCGCATACTGCATTTGGCCCTGCCTCATCCTGCAAGCCCGATATCTCCGGCAGTGACGGTCAGCATTGGCGCTGCCACCATCATTCCTCAGGGATCCGATCCTGACGCTATTTCAGCTTTCATTCAGCGCGCGGACAAGGCGCTGTACCATGCAAAATCCAATGGCCGCAATCAGTACTGCATCTCTAAAAAAGAGGCGGCCTAA
- a CDS encoding TenA family transcriptional regulator translates to MTAASRHEKDLLKITPHNAWSQRFWDELTPFKDRISGHPFFMDMAGGRLSIESFRYALLNFYPLVARFPAFMGLALAKATNFSEAGVSEARDWLIQNIKVEERHLSWYRDWAGGFGITAEELDQVHPPAPMNAVNHYLWNVNTRGNLVESLAATNLAIEWATGDWSSKVYAGIHAYTHHAEVSINKRTIAWLRAHAHYDDLHPYEAMELIKRLSDDNPQLQQQAFQAVKEGLAYYELALDDCYRVQLDSLQKLRSA, encoded by the coding sequence ATGACGGCAGCCTCTCGGCATGAAAAGGATTTACTGAAAATTACGCCGCATAATGCATGGTCGCAGCGGTTCTGGGATGAGCTGACGCCTTTTAAAGACCGAATCAGCGGGCATCCTTTTTTTATGGATATGGCGGGCGGGCGGCTGAGCATAGAAAGCTTCCGCTATGCGCTGCTGAATTTTTATCCTCTGGTGGCGCGTTTTCCTGCCTTTATGGGGCTGGCGCTTGCTAAAGCCACAAATTTTTCCGAAGCAGGCGTGTCTGAAGCGCGGGATTGGCTGATTCAGAACATTAAAGTGGAAGAGCGCCATCTCAGCTGGTACAGGGACTGGGCCGGCGGCTTTGGCATTACAGCGGAAGAGCTGGATCAGGTGCATCCGCCGGCGCCGATGAATGCCGTAAACCATTACCTTTGGAATGTGAACACGCGCGGCAATCTGGTCGAAAGCCTGGCTGCAACCAATTTAGCCATTGAATGGGCAACAGGCGACTGGAGCAGCAAGGTTTATGCCGGCATTCATGCTTATACCCATCATGCTGAAGTTTCCATTAATAAGCGCACAATCGCCTGGCTTAGAGCGCATGCGCATTATGATGACCTGCATCCCTATGAAGCCATGGAGCTGATCAAGCGCCTGAGTGACGACAATCCGCAGCTGCAGCAGCAGGCTTTTCAGGCAGTGAAAGAAGGGCTGGCCTATTATGAGCTGGCGCTGGATGACTGCTACCGCGTGCAGCTGGATTCGCTGCAGAAGCTGCGCAGCGCATAA
- a CDS encoding ABUW_2363 family tetratricopeptide repeat lipoprotein has protein sequence MTLKPLAAACIALTLAACGSIPTKNNNPQDAMVFAEPELTPPFYALNPFNYDAPPPFEIDLQKAAAQPVTKMVVNRADDPSKKLTLDVNRLIIPTVNSKARSIKYAVLAGDNEIDITEIDDFLQLVEGKARHYPPRFVQRNERKGFEAKLKEVTQQLDTLASKDNASFDVLIRAFKASVMARNLDLGSVYTTKSLNYAQRILKINKDDAEANFWFGFGLSEGGGQREAIPYLDKAMKAGVQEAYLSAANNYIAMEQKKSAINVLKNYKVKYPQEGAVADRLIQEIEKQGRWNVWQVLNPPKAS, from the coding sequence ATGACGCTTAAGCCCTTGGCAGCTGCTTGTATTGCTTTAACCCTCGCCGCTTGCGGCAGCATCCCGACTAAGAACAATAATCCTCAGGATGCAATGGTATTTGCCGAACCGGAATTAACGCCGCCATTTTATGCCTTGAACCCGTTCAATTACGATGCGCCGCCTCCATTTGAAATTGACCTGCAGAAAGCAGCTGCTCAGCCGGTGACTAAAATGGTGGTGAACCGCGCAGATGACCCGTCAAAAAAGCTGACTTTGGATGTTAACCGCTTAATCATTCCTACCGTTAACAGCAAAGCGCGCTCCATCAAATACGCTGTGCTGGCCGGCGACAATGAAATTGACATCACTGAAATTGATGATTTCCTGCAGCTGGTGGAAGGCAAAGCGCGCCACTACCCGCCGCGCTTTGTGCAGCGCAATGAGCGCAAGGGCTTTGAAGCCAAGCTGAAAGAAGTCACGCAGCAGCTGGATACTCTAGCTTCCAAGGACAATGCATCATTTGATGTGCTGATCCGCGCATTCAAAGCCAGCGTTATGGCTCGCAATTTGGACTTAGGCTCAGTCTATACCACCAAGTCTTTAAACTACGCGCAGCGCATCCTGAAAATCAACAAGGATGATGCCGAAGCCAACTTCTGGTTCGGTTTTGGCCTGTCTGAAGGCGGCGGCCAGCGTGAAGCGATTCCATACCTGGATAAAGCGATGAAAGCCGGCGTTCAGGAAGCGTACCTTTCCGCAGCCAACAACTACATTGCCATGGAGCAGAAGAAAAGCGCAATTAACGTGCTGAAAAACTATAAAGTCAAATATCCGCAGGAAGGCGCAGTTGCAGACCGCCTGATTCAGGAAATTGAAAAGCAGGGGCGCTGGAACGTATGGCAGGTTTTGAACCCGCCGAAAGCATCTTAA
- a CDS encoding RNA methyltransferase → MSQIDNAAVSAHLSHVRIVMVNTTLPANIGSALRAMKTMGLAKLVLVAPKTYPHPDIDALAAGAADLIEQIEIAETLEDAIKDCHIIFGTSARSRTIPWPLLDARPAAELSLKAVTQQQQEVAVVFGREDRGLTNEELALANYHVTIPVNSDYGVLNVAQAIQVICYEMRMAAMNCVEQPADPEAQMHVAEGIDMQWDEPLVTHEQMEQFYPHIEKMLAEIEFMDPKNPRLLPLRLRRLFGRIQLDRMEYHLLRGIFSRVQALNNGTWKKSTDQGNQSDA, encoded by the coding sequence ATGAGTCAAATTGACAATGCTGCTGTTTCAGCGCATCTCTCCCATGTGCGTATTGTCATGGTCAATACCACCCTGCCGGCCAACATCGGCAGCGCGCTGCGCGCCATGAAAACCATGGGCTTGGCCAAGCTGGTGCTGGTCGCGCCTAAAACTTACCCGCATCCGGATATTGACGCGCTGGCGGCCGGCGCTGCCGACCTGATTGAGCAGATTGAAATTGCAGAAACGCTGGAAGACGCGATTAAAGACTGCCATATTATATTCGGCACCAGCGCCCGCAGCCGCACCATTCCCTGGCCTTTGCTGGACGCGCGCCCGGCTGCGGAACTGTCGCTGAAAGCGGTCACGCAGCAACAGCAGGAAGTTGCAGTAGTTTTCGGCCGTGAAGACCGCGGCTTGACCAATGAAGAACTGGCGCTGGCCAATTACCATGTCACAATTCCAGTCAACAGCGATTACGGCGTGCTGAATGTCGCGCAGGCCATTCAGGTGATCTGCTATGAAATGCGCATGGCGGCGATGAATTGTGTTGAGCAGCCGGCAGACCCGGAAGCGCAAATGCATGTGGCCGAAGGCATTGACATGCAGTGGGATGAGCCTTTGGTGACCCATGAGCAAATGGAGCAATTCTACCCGCATATCGAAAAAATGCTGGCGGAAATTGAATTTATGGACCCGAAAAATCCAAGATTATTGCCTTTGCGCTTGCGCCGCCTTTTTGGACGTATACAATTAGACCGTATGGAATATCATTTGCTCCGCGGCATCTTCAGCCGCGTGCAGGCATTGAACAACGGCACATGGAAAAAATCTACCGATCAAGGGAATCAATCTGATGCTTAA